A window of Selenomonas ruminantium subsp. lactilytica TAM6421 contains these coding sequences:
- a CDS encoding exodeoxyribonuclease III, whose product MKFISWNVNGLRACLKKGFMESFCKLDADVFCLQETKMQPEQAILDLPGYKQYWNSAEKKGYSGTAVFSRIEPLHVTYGLGIEEHDHEGRVITLEFPEMFLVTVYTPNSKRELERLAYRMEWEDAFRAYLMKLDEQKPVIVCGDLNVAHQEIDLKNPKTNHHNAGFTDEERGKFGELLDAGFIDTFRTLYPDRTGIYTWWSYLRKARDNNAGWRIDYFVASKRLQEKIQDATIHNEIFGSDHCPVGLELE is encoded by the coding sequence ATGAAGTTTATTTCCTGGAATGTCAATGGCCTGCGGGCCTGTCTGAAAAAGGGATTTATGGAGTCATTCTGTAAGCTGGATGCCGATGTGTTCTGCCTGCAGGAAACGAAGATGCAGCCGGAGCAGGCCATCCTGGATCTGCCGGGCTATAAGCAGTATTGGAACAGCGCCGAGAAAAAGGGCTATTCCGGCACGGCGGTGTTCTCCCGCATCGAGCCGCTGCACGTCACCTATGGTCTGGGCATCGAAGAACATGACCACGAAGGCCGCGTGATTACCCTGGAATTTCCTGAAATGTTTCTGGTCACGGTCTATACGCCCAATTCCAAGCGGGAACTGGAGCGTCTGGCCTACCGCATGGAATGGGAAGATGCGTTCCGGGCATATTTAATGAAGCTGGATGAACAAAAGCCGGTGATTGTCTGCGGGGATCTCAATGTGGCCCATCAAGAGATTGACCTCAAGAACCCTAAGACAAACCATCATAATGCGGGTTTCACCGATGAGGAACGGGGCAAGTTCGGTGAGCTCTTGGATGCCGGCTTTATCGATACTTTCCGCACCCTGTATCCGGATCGCACGGGCATCTATACCTGGTGGTCCTACCTCAGGAAAGCCCGGGATAACAACGCCGGATGGCGCATTGATTATTTTGTGGCTTCCAAGCGCCTGCAGGAAAAAATCCAGGATGCTACCATCCACAATGAGATTTTCGGCAGTGACCATTGCCCGGTGGGATTGGAACTGGAATAA
- the lepB gene encoding signal peptidase I: MSSLGEEAKDWLISIVIAVVLAFFIREFVVELYIVDGPSMRPTLQSQERLVVNKFIYNFREPQKNEILVFEYPRDRSRDFIKRVIATAGDTIEIKAGKVFVNDQLLNEDYILEPTRSEYPKSTVPKGTVFVMGDNRNNSEDSRFADVGFVPLDLIKGKAMLVFWPVGQFKTLP, translated from the coding sequence ATGAGTTCATTAGGTGAAGAAGCAAAGGACTGGCTGATTTCCATCGTCATTGCGGTGGTGCTGGCCTTCTTTATCCGCGAGTTTGTCGTGGAATTATACATCGTGGATGGCCCGTCCATGCGGCCGACCTTGCAGTCTCAGGAACGTCTGGTGGTCAATAAGTTCATCTACAACTTCCGTGAGCCCCAGAAGAACGAGATTCTCGTGTTTGAGTATCCCCGGGATCGCAGCCGTGATTTTATCAAGCGCGTGATTGCGACAGCAGGCGACACCATCGAGATCAAGGCGGGCAAGGTCTTTGTCAATGACCAGCTCCTGAATGAGGATTATATTCTGGAACCCACCCGCAGCGAATACCCGAAATCCACGGTACCGAAAGGCACGGTCTTCGTAATGGGGGACAACCGCAATAACTCCGAGGACAGCCGTTTTGCCGATGTGGGCTTCGTGCCGCTGGATCTCATCAAGGGCAAGGCTATGCTGGTATTCTGGCCGGTGGGACAGTTCAAGACGTTGCCGTAA
- the rplS gene encoding 50S ribosomal protein L19, which yields MNIIETLEKEQLRSDIPVFAPGDKVRVHAKIVEGNRERIQVFEGRVIARQGVGVRETFTVRRISYGIGVERLFPVHSPRIAKIEVVSRGVVRRAKLYYLRNLTGKAARIKEKR from the coding sequence ATGAACATCATCGAGACTCTGGAGAAAGAACAGCTCCGCAGCGACATTCCCGTTTTTGCACCTGGCGACAAGGTTCGCGTACATGCAAAGATCGTCGAAGGCAACCGTGAGCGTATTCAGGTGTTCGAAGGCCGCGTAATCGCTCGTCAGGGCGTTGGCGTTCGTGAGACTTTCACCGTTCGTCGTATTTCCTACGGCATCGGTGTAGAACGTCTGTTCCCGGTTCATTCTCCGCGTATTGCCAAGATTGAAGTTGTTAGCCGCGGTGTTGTCCGTCGTGCAAAACTTTATTATCTGCGCAACCTTACGGGTAAAGCTGCTCGTATCAAAGAAAAACGCTAA
- the nuoB gene encoding NADH-quinone oxidoreductase subunit NuoB, which translates to MFKVIERLLGDKIATEKISLTGSERFRGKITGSCTAAMGAACAKACPVGAFAAANNEQGYAIDYKKCIFCGRCVERAMGSLHHSREEAMPVITEEAAEVTAEVIRQKLGRSLHVRHLDAGSCNACDFEMGAMSNPLYDLHRYGVHVDASPRHADLLMVTGVVTRNLEQALRMSYEAMPEPRLVMACGACAAGGETYGASYAIVGAADQVVPVDIYIPGCPPRPSAMIAGLLAAADMLAERM; encoded by the coding sequence ATGTTTAAGGTAATAGAACGATTATTAGGCGACAAGATTGCCACCGAAAAGATTTCCCTCACCGGCAGTGAACGCTTCCGCGGGAAAATCACCGGCAGCTGCACTGCAGCCATGGGGGCGGCCTGTGCCAAAGCCTGCCCGGTAGGGGCCTTTGCCGCTGCTAATAATGAGCAGGGCTATGCGATTGACTATAAAAAATGCATCTTCTGCGGCAGATGCGTGGAACGGGCCATGGGCAGCCTGCACCACAGCCGCGAGGAAGCCATGCCGGTCATCACGGAGGAGGCCGCTGAAGTTACGGCAGAAGTGATCCGGCAGAAATTGGGGCGCAGCCTCCATGTGCGTCATCTCGACGCCGGTTCCTGCAATGCCTGCGACTTCGAGATGGGGGCTATGTCCAATCCTCTCTATGATCTGCACCGCTATGGTGTCCATGTGGATGCCAGCCCGCGCCACGCGGATCTGCTGATGGTTACAGGCGTGGTCACGCGCAACCTGGAGCAGGCTTTGCGCATGTCCTATGAAGCCATGCCGGAACCGCGCCTTGTTATGGCCTGCGGTGCCTGTGCCGCAGGCGGCGAGACCTACGGTGCCAGCTATGCCATCGTCGGCGCTGCTGATCAGGTAGTGCCTGTGGATATTTACATTCCCGGTTGCCCGCCCCGTCCCAGTGCCATGATTGCAGGACTTCTGGCGGCGGCGGATATGCTGGCAGAGCGCATGTGA
- a CDS encoding NADH-quinone oxidoreductase subunit C produces the protein MADWTLKVVKPENFRGTANILSNGGKNPLTAMFGRDETENPAVKGYAIYAVFENLAEHKMEAVKAVFGEGESLCYESLTSVLPAAAWYEREIQDMFGIVPQGHPDPRPLVLHDTFPEGFYPLRKSVEKDADVHGSRRMDMSVARGEGVYEVPVGPIHAGIIEPGHFRFSQAGESMLQLDARLFYTHRGLEKIMEGKTPDEALPVVERICGACSVANTWSFCQAVEKIAGVKISRRAEIIRTLLMEIERITNHVGDLGNIPAGVGFNPAISLGGRTKEMLMRLQERMAGNRFLRGVIVPGGVRQDISSALCKDIADIMDKTEVSVNDLTEMFAQQANFQNRVRTTGIVRKETAVDLAMVGVGARASGFAHDSRKDFAYGLYPELDFNMVTEKTGDVAARLAVRIAELTESFKLVRQLIGMLQNDKSNDAVNLTCQIDWSKVSGDDWGLSESARGSNFQFVALQDGKIDRIFVRSASYPNWPAVTIAVQGDIIPDFPLINKSFELCYACIDR, from the coding sequence ATGGCAGATTGGACGTTAAAAGTGGTCAAGCCGGAAAATTTCCGGGGCACCGCCAATATCCTGTCCAATGGCGGCAAGAATCCATTGACGGCCATGTTTGGCCGGGATGAAACGGAAAATCCCGCGGTGAAGGGCTATGCCATTTACGCGGTGTTTGAAAATCTCGCTGAGCATAAGATGGAAGCGGTCAAGGCCGTGTTCGGCGAAGGGGAGTCCCTGTGCTATGAATCTCTGACCAGCGTGCTCCCGGCTGCTGCCTGGTATGAACGGGAAATTCAGGATATGTTCGGCATTGTGCCCCAGGGGCATCCCGATCCGCGGCCGTTGGTGCTCCATGATACCTTCCCGGAGGGCTTTTATCCTCTGCGCAAGTCTGTGGAAAAAGATGCAGATGTCCATGGCAGCCGCCGCATGGATATGAGCGTGGCAAGGGGCGAGGGCGTCTATGAAGTACCCGTTGGCCCCATCCATGCGGGCATTATCGAACCGGGCCATTTCCGCTTCAGTCAGGCCGGTGAATCCATGCTGCAATTGGATGCGCGCCTGTTCTATACCCATCGTGGTCTGGAAAAAATCATGGAAGGCAAGACGCCGGATGAAGCATTGCCTGTAGTAGAGCGCATCTGCGGTGCCTGCTCCGTGGCCAACACCTGGAGTTTCTGTCAGGCCGTGGAGAAAATCGCCGGCGTGAAAATCTCCCGGCGGGCGGAAATCATCCGCACCCTGCTCATGGAAATCGAGCGCATCACCAACCATGTGGGGGACCTTGGCAATATTCCCGCCGGTGTGGGCTTCAATCCGGCCATCAGCCTCGGCGGCCGCACGAAGGAAATGCTCATGCGCCTGCAGGAACGCATGGCGGGCAACCGTTTCCTGCGCGGCGTGATCGTTCCCGGTGGCGTGCGCCAGGATATCAGTAGTGCACTCTGCAAGGATATTGCCGATATCATGGATAAGACTGAGGTCAGCGTAAATGACCTGACGGAAATGTTTGCCCAGCAGGCCAACTTCCAGAACCGTGTGCGCACGACCGGTATTGTGCGCAAGGAAACGGCCGTGGATCTGGCCATGGTGGGCGTGGGCGCCCGCGCTTCGGGCTTTGCCCATGACAGCCGCAAGGACTTTGCCTACGGCCTGTATCCGGAACTGGACTTCAATATGGTCACAGAAAAAACTGGTGATGTGGCAGCAAGACTTGCTGTGCGCATTGCCGAACTTACGGAATCCTTTAAGCTTGTGCGCCAGCTCATAGGCATGCTCCAGAATGACAAGTCAAATGACGCCGTCAATCTGACTTGTCAGATTGATTGGTCAAAAGTAAGCGGCGATGACTGGGGCCTCAGCGAATCGGCCCGGGGCAGCAACTTCCAGTTCGTGGCCCTGCAGGATGGCAAAATTGACCGGATTTTTGTCCGCAGTGCTTCCTATCCCAACTGGCCCGCTGTGACCATTGCGGTGCAGGGGGATATCATTCCGGATTTCCCGCTGATCAACAAGAGCTTTGAGCTTTGCTATGCCTGCATTGACCGTTAA